The Sphingomonas sp. So64.6b genome includes a region encoding these proteins:
- a CDS encoding TetR/AcrR family transcriptional regulator yields MIVPVYYLRGMARPKQFDVETAVEAAVEVFREHGYEGTSAQGLVDGMGIGRQSLYDTFGDKWGIYRAAVQHYSQNEVRTHAEMLASRERAIDGIRAMLDRVVAEASRSCLGLSATVEFGCTKPELVKLREASSGTLNKAVKDTLARAQVQGDVAVDLDLDSLSTFVIATISSIRLAARAGAGREQVAALVDLALRALR; encoded by the coding sequence ATGATCGTTCCAGTATATTATCTCAGGGGCATGGCACGACCCAAGCAATTCGACGTCGAGACCGCCGTGGAGGCCGCCGTGGAGGTGTTCCGCGAGCATGGCTATGAGGGCACCTCGGCACAGGGGCTTGTCGACGGCATGGGGATTGGCCGGCAGAGCCTGTACGATACGTTCGGCGACAAATGGGGCATCTATCGAGCGGCGGTGCAGCACTATTCGCAGAACGAAGTGCGCACGCATGCTGAGATGTTGGCGAGCCGCGAACGAGCGATCGACGGCATCCGCGCGATGCTCGACCGGGTGGTAGCGGAGGCAAGCCGGTCGTGCCTGGGCCTGAGCGCCACCGTCGAATTCGGCTGCACCAAGCCCGAACTGGTAAAGCTTCGTGAGGCTTCGAGCGGGACGCTTAACAAGGCGGTGAAGGATACACTGGCCCGTGCTCAGGTGCAGGGCGATGTCGCGGTCGATCTCGATCTCGATAGTCTTTCGACCTTTGTCATCGCGACGATTTCCAGCATCCGGCTCGCTGCGCGGGCCGGCGCCGGTCGTGAGCAGGTCGCCGCTCTTGTCGATCTCGCGCTGCGCGCCCTGCGCTGA
- a CDS encoding MFS transporter has translation MITPTWYRHLDSNSRRAFRSTYAGFSVDAMNVQLYSFVLPVLLTLWHFSPSAGGLLATVTLVASAAGGWLAGLLSDRLGRVRVLQVTILWMAVSTTLCGLAQNYEQLLVARTLQGFGFGAEWAVGAVLMGEIATAATRGRLVGTAQSAWAIGWGLAAAMSFVAIAVLPPPLGWRAAFFVSLPAVAAIFLARTRLRESATFLASPCADAWHRIFSPGMCGNTARGCLLAIGTHGGYWALATWWPTMLRLERGLSAAETATHMAVLVSGSLAGYIFGASLADRIGRRATLALFALGGIATVLVATGLSVSAPVLLALGVPLGVFAMGLYSAIGPVLNELYPTRLRGSGLGFCYNVGRGVAGFTPFAVGGSISAFGIAHSIGIYVSVAYVLVLIAAALLHETKGMDFMAAPTAA, from the coding sequence ATGATCACCCCAACCTGGTACCGTCACCTCGACTCGAATAGTCGCCGCGCGTTCCGCAGCACCTATGCCGGCTTCAGCGTAGATGCGATGAACGTCCAGCTCTATTCGTTTGTCCTGCCGGTACTGCTGACGCTCTGGCACTTCTCCCCTTCGGCAGGCGGGTTGCTTGCGACCGTGACGCTCGTCGCGTCGGCCGCCGGCGGCTGGCTCGCGGGTCTGCTGTCAGATCGTCTTGGCCGGGTGCGCGTTCTGCAGGTTACGATCCTTTGGATGGCCGTTTCCACCACGCTGTGCGGATTGGCGCAGAATTACGAGCAGCTCCTCGTCGCACGGACGCTTCAGGGTTTCGGTTTTGGCGCAGAATGGGCGGTGGGCGCGGTGCTCATGGGCGAGATCGCCACCGCCGCGACGCGCGGCCGTCTGGTCGGGACGGCACAGAGTGCCTGGGCGATCGGCTGGGGCCTCGCTGCTGCGATGTCTTTTGTCGCCATCGCCGTGCTGCCACCCCCGCTCGGATGGCGCGCGGCTTTCTTCGTGAGCCTGCCGGCGGTCGCCGCGATCTTCTTGGCCCGCACGCGGCTCCGGGAATCCGCGACGTTTCTGGCGAGCCCATGCGCCGATGCCTGGCACCGGATTTTCTCGCCCGGTATGTGCGGGAACACCGCCCGGGGCTGCCTGCTCGCGATCGGTACGCATGGCGGCTATTGGGCGCTCGCGACCTGGTGGCCGACGATGCTACGGCTCGAGCGCGGCCTGAGCGCGGCCGAGACCGCAACGCACATGGCCGTCCTCGTGTCAGGGTCGCTCGCCGGGTATATCTTCGGCGCCTCGCTCGCCGACCGGATCGGGCGCCGCGCCACCCTCGCCCTGTTCGCGCTTGGCGGTATCGCCACTGTGCTCGTCGCCACCGGACTGTCGGTTTCGGCTCCCGTACTGCTGGCGCTCGGCGTACCGCTCGGTGTGTTCGCCATGGGGCTCTACAGCGCCATCGGGCCGGTTTTGAACGAACTCTATCCGACGCGGCTGCGTGGATCGGGCCTGGGCTTTTGCTACAATGTCGGCCGCGGCGTGGCGGGCTTCACGCCCTTCGCAGTCGGCGGCAGTATTTCCGCCTTCGGCATCGCCCATTCGATCGGCATCTACGTGTCCGTCGCCTATGTGCTGGTGCTGATCGCCGCGGCGTTGCTGCACGAGACGAAAGGCATGGATTTCATGGCTGCCCCGACCGCAGCTTGA
- a CDS encoding alpha/beta hydrolase, with translation MPKLLPEPYASDRRGFLHGAAAIAAAVVGGAGPVQATMTPRSAGSTSTPFGPVKQIDAGVLSIGYVEMGPAAGPAVLLFHGWPYDINAFAEVAPSLAERGFRVIVPHLRGYGTTVFRSDDTARNAQQAALAADGLALMDALGIAKAIVAGFDWGARTADIMAVLWPERCIALVSVSGYLIGSQAGNIKPLPPQAELQWWYQFYFATERGKAGYAANTKAFNKLIWELASPKWNFDAAIYDRSAASFVNPDHVAIVIHNYRWRLGLAQGEAHYDAIEAKLAAAPPVTIPSITMEGDANGAPHPDPSQYRAKFTGSYEHRLISGGIGHNLPQEAPAAFAKAVLDVAKLAR, from the coding sequence ATGCCGAAGCTCTTGCCCGAACCCTATGCGTCCGATCGCCGCGGCTTCCTCCACGGCGCTGCCGCGATTGCCGCCGCAGTGGTGGGCGGCGCCGGTCCGGTGCAGGCAACCATGACGCCACGCTCCGCGGGCTCGACTTCGACGCCCTTCGGGCCGGTAAAGCAAATCGATGCGGGCGTTCTCAGCATCGGCTATGTCGAGATGGGTCCGGCGGCCGGCCCAGCGGTCCTGCTGTTCCATGGCTGGCCCTATGACATCAACGCCTTCGCCGAAGTCGCGCCGTCGCTCGCCGAGCGCGGCTTTCGCGTGATCGTGCCGCATCTGCGCGGCTATGGCACCACCGTCTTCCGCTCCGACGACACGGCGCGAAACGCGCAGCAGGCCGCCCTGGCGGCGGACGGGCTCGCGCTGATGGACGCGCTCGGCATCGCAAAGGCAATCGTCGCGGGTTTCGACTGGGGCGCCCGCACAGCGGACATCATGGCGGTGCTCTGGCCCGAGCGCTGCATCGCGCTCGTCTCGGTCAGCGGCTATCTGATCGGCAGCCAGGCAGGCAACATCAAGCCGCTGCCGCCACAGGCCGAGCTGCAATGGTGGTACCAGTTCTATTTCGCAACCGAGCGCGGCAAAGCCGGCTACGCCGCGAACACCAAGGCGTTCAACAAGCTGATCTGGGAACTGGCTTCGCCCAAATGGAATTTCGATGCTGCGATCTATGACCGGTCGGCTGCCTCGTTCGTCAATCCCGATCATGTCGCGATCGTGATCCATAATTATCGCTGGCGGCTGGGCCTCGCCCAGGGCGAAGCGCACTACGACGCGATCGAGGCGAAGCTCGCGGCCGCACCGCCGGTGACGATCCCGTCGATCACCATGGAAGGCGACGCGAATGGCGCCCCCCATCCCGATCCCTCGCAATATCGCGCCAAGTTCACCGGATCCTATGAGCATCGGTTGATCAGCGGCGGCATCGGTCACAATCTGCCGCAAGAAGCGCCGGCTGCCTTTGCCAAGGCTGTGCTCGACGTGGCGAAGCTCGCGCGCTGA
- a CDS encoding cytochrome P460 family protein has product MKRLSICCFALAIVSFGVSAVVAAQRPEDQRSPVYGVKLPKDYRDWTLISVAHEAGRNNDIRAILGNDIAVKAFRAGKRPFPDGSVIVRLAWQYQSSSRNDTVFPAPQSFIAGPPTNVQVSVKDSKRYAASGGWGYGQFENGMANQDRMLTQSCFGCHVKLDALEKNADLVFTAYSQ; this is encoded by the coding sequence ATGAAGCGCCTTTCCATCTGCTGTTTCGCGCTCGCGATCGTGTCGTTCGGGGTATCGGCTGTCGTCGCCGCCCAACGCCCCGAGGATCAGCGTTCGCCGGTATATGGCGTGAAATTGCCCAAGGATTACCGCGACTGGACGCTGATCAGCGTCGCGCACGAAGCGGGCAGGAACAACGACATCCGCGCCATCTTGGGCAACGACATCGCGGTGAAAGCGTTTCGCGCGGGAAAGCGCCCCTTTCCCGACGGCTCGGTCATCGTGAGGCTTGCCTGGCAGTATCAATCATCGTCGCGCAATGACACGGTGTTCCCCGCGCCGCAGTCCTTCATCGCCGGGCCGCCAACCAACGTCCAGGTCAGCGTGAAGGACTCGAAGCGCTACGCCGCAAGCGGCGGCTGGGGCTATGGGCAGTTCGAGAATGGCATGGCGAACCAGGATAGGATGCTCACACAGTCCTGCTTCGGCTGCCATGTGAAGCTGGATGCGCTCGAGAAGAACGCGGATCTCGTTTTCACGGCCTATTCCCAATAG
- a CDS encoding alpha/beta hydrolase, producing the protein MNRLLVGGLLLAASALAAPAVAQTAKPTVVLVHGAFADSSSWNGVIAVLERDGYPVVAAPNPLRGVRADADVVSDLVKSIKGPVVLVGHSYGGSVISEAAEGASNVRALVYVAAFAPDAGETALGLTGKFPGSTLAPTLAPPVRLTSGGNDLYILQARFHDQFAADLPFAEARLMAAGQRPVAEAALGEASTAPAWKHIPSWFVYGDKDRNIPPVALKFMADRAQSRGTLVVKGASHVVMVSNAVAVAGLIEKAAAAAR; encoded by the coding sequence ATGAATAGACTGCTTGTCGGCGGGCTGCTGCTCGCCGCCTCTGCGCTAGCCGCACCGGCAGTGGCCCAGACCGCCAAGCCGACGGTCGTGCTTGTCCATGGCGCATTCGCGGACTCGTCGAGCTGGAACGGCGTGATCGCGGTTCTTGAGCGCGACGGCTACCCCGTCGTCGCGGCGCCCAATCCGCTGCGCGGCGTGCGCGCCGATGCCGATGTCGTCAGCGACCTCGTAAAGAGCATAAAGGGCCCGGTCGTCCTGGTCGGCCATAGCTATGGCGGCTCGGTGATCAGCGAGGCAGCCGAAGGCGCGTCGAACGTCAGGGCACTGGTCTATGTCGCGGCCTTTGCGCCTGACGCGGGCGAGACGGCGCTGGGGCTTACCGGCAAGTTCCCCGGCAGCACGCTCGCGCCGACGCTGGCCCCGCCGGTCAGGCTCACGAGCGGCGGCAACGATCTCTACATCCTCCAGGCGCGCTTCCATGATCAGTTCGCGGCGGACCTGCCCTTCGCGGAGGCACGGCTGATGGCCGCGGGCCAGCGCCCGGTCGCCGAGGCGGCGCTGGGCGAGGCTTCGACCGCGCCGGCCTGGAAGCATATCCCATCCTGGTTCGTCTATGGCGACAAGGATCGCAACATCCCGCCTGTCGCGCTCAAGTTCATGGCGGATCGGGCCCAGTCGCGCGGGACGCTCGTGGTCAAGGGCGCTTCGCACGTGGTGATGGTGTCGAACGCGGTCGCGGTGGCCGGCCTGATCGAAAAGGCTGCCGCCGCCGCCCGATGA
- a CDS encoding Ohr family peroxiredoxin, which yields MTDTKTLYSAHVRVTGGRDGVARASDGRLDVKLATPGGPGPGTNPEQLFAAGWSACFEGAMAIAARAKDIILPADLAIDATVDLRHGEDGYSLAARLNVSVPGMDAEMARQLIEAAHRTCPYSKAIKGNIDAVVALV from the coding sequence ATGACCGACACCAAGACCCTTTACAGTGCGCACGTGCGTGTGACCGGAGGGCGCGACGGCGTTGCCCGCGCTTCGGACGGACGCCTCGACGTCAAGCTCGCCACCCCGGGCGGCCCCGGCCCCGGCACCAACCCCGAGCAGTTGTTCGCCGCCGGCTGGTCCGCCTGTTTCGAAGGTGCCATGGCGATCGCGGCCAGGGCCAAAGACATCATTCTGCCGGCCGACCTCGCGATCGATGCCACGGTCGATCTGCGGCACGGCGAGGACGGCTATTCTCTCGCCGCCCGGCTGAACGTGAGCGTTCCCGGCATGGATGCGGAAATGGCCCGCCAGCTGATCGAGGCCGCGCATCGCACCTGCCCCTACTCGAAGGCGATCAAGGGCAATATCGACGCGGTCGTCGCGCTTGTCTGA
- a CDS encoding epoxide hydrolase — MFADIRASRRQFVAGTAIAAAASAIPSRLLAETSSSHAIRPFKVAVPTAEIQAMQRRIAGTRWADAQPVPDDSQGVRRQTLETLMRYWARGYDWRGIEARLNALPMFMTEIDSLDIHFIHVRSRHDNAMPMILTHGWPGSVLEFLKVIDPLTDPTAHGGKAEDAFHLVIPSIPGFGFSAKPTVPGWGSDHIGRAWGLLMHRLGYDRYVSQGGDCGSVISQRMALQHVPGLLGIHLNMPAVVPADVARVLAAGDPAPASLSAKERRAFDQLEAFYRDNAAYAAMMNTRPQTIGYSLVDSPVGMAAWMYEKIAQWTDSGGEPERVLGRDAILDDISLYWLTGTGASAARIYWEDHSNNFNARGIIDMPVAVSVFPGEIFRAPRTWAERCYKHLFYFNEAGKGGHFAAWEQPAAFSEEVRAAFRTLR; from the coding sequence ATGTTCGCCGATATCAGGGCGTCGCGCCGCCAGTTCGTGGCCGGCACCGCGATCGCCGCCGCCGCGAGTGCCATTCCATCCCGCCTGTTGGCCGAGACGAGCAGCAGCCATGCGATCCGCCCGTTCAAGGTCGCGGTGCCCACAGCAGAAATTCAGGCGATGCAGCGCCGGATCGCCGGCACGCGCTGGGCGGACGCGCAGCCAGTGCCCGATGACAGCCAGGGGGTACGCCGGCAAACGCTTGAGACGCTGATGCGTTATTGGGCGCGCGGTTATGACTGGCGCGGGATCGAGGCCAGACTCAACGCGCTGCCGATGTTCATGACCGAGATCGACAGCCTCGACATTCATTTCATCCATGTCCGCTCGCGGCATGACAACGCCATGCCGATGATCCTGACCCATGGCTGGCCGGGCTCGGTCCTTGAGTTCCTCAAGGTCATCGATCCGCTCACCGATCCGACGGCCCATGGCGGGAAGGCGGAGGATGCGTTCCATCTGGTGATTCCATCGATTCCGGGTTTCGGATTCTCCGCCAAGCCGACCGTGCCCGGCTGGGGCTCGGATCATATCGGCCGTGCCTGGGGTCTGCTCATGCACCGCCTTGGCTATGACCGCTATGTCAGTCAGGGCGGAGACTGCGGCTCGGTCATATCCCAACGCATGGCGCTTCAGCACGTGCCCGGCCTGCTCGGCATCCACCTCAACATGCCCGCGGTCGTCCCTGCGGACGTCGCCAGGGTCCTCGCCGCCGGCGACCCCGCCCCGGCGAGCCTTTCAGCAAAGGAACGCCGTGCGTTCGATCAGCTGGAAGCCTTTTACCGCGACAATGCCGCCTATGCCGCGATGATGAACACGCGGCCGCAGACCATTGGCTATTCGCTTGTCGACTCCCCGGTCGGCATGGCGGCCTGGATGTACGAGAAAATCGCGCAATGGACCGACAGCGGCGGCGAGCCCGAACGGGTCCTTGGCCGCGATGCGATCCTCGACGATATCTCGCTCTACTGGCTGACCGGGACAGGCGCGTCCGCCGCGCGGATCTATTGGGAGGATCATTCCAACAATTTCAACGCGCGCGGCATCATCGACATGCCGGTCGCGGTGAGCGTGTTCCCCGGCGAGATCTTCCGCGCGCCCCGGACCTGGGCGGAACGTTGCTACAAGCATCTCTTCTACTTCAACGAGGCGGGCAAAGGCGGTCATTTCGCCGCCTGGGAACAGCCCGCTGCTTTCAGCGAGGAAGTGCGCGCCGCTTTCCGCACGCTGCGCTGA
- a CDS encoding redoxin family protein translates to MIQKRSIGFAAAAIIAGAATTAICFGDALGLARSAATDSEATAAAPVGTTSHPIEVLQGKPWLVPVADGPKALRGKVVVVNFWTYSCINSLRVLPYLRAWNARYGPKGLQVIGVHAPEFAFEKDPARVRRATNQLDVRYPNLPDNDYAVWRAFANQGWPGFYFIDATGKVRGYQLGEGKYDEAEQLIRKLLTETGADVSSIPLIPVEAGGIEAQADWTDLRSPEAYIGYDKAADFTSPGGFGKDAVRTYASATTLSLNQWDLAGRWSVGGEHATLNGGPGTIRFRFHARDVHLVLGGAPDGRPVRFRVTIDGRAPGSSHGTDVDAAGSGEVKEDRLYQLVRQPGAIADRTVTVEFSRPGVRAYVFTFG, encoded by the coding sequence ATGATCCAGAAACGCTCCATCGGCTTTGCGGCCGCTGCCATCATCGCCGGGGCCGCAACCACCGCAATCTGCTTTGGCGACGCGCTCGGCCTCGCACGCTCCGCGGCCACCGACAGCGAAGCGACGGCCGCCGCGCCCGTGGGCACTACCTCGCACCCGATCGAGGTGCTGCAGGGCAAGCCCTGGCTCGTGCCCGTTGCGGATGGCCCAAAGGCGCTGCGCGGCAAGGTCGTTGTGGTCAATTTCTGGACCTATTCCTGCATCAACTCGCTGCGCGTCCTTCCCTATCTGCGCGCCTGGAACGCACGCTACGGGCCCAAGGGTCTGCAGGTGATCGGCGTCCACGCGCCGGAGTTCGCTTTCGAGAAGGATCCGGCGAGGGTCCGCCGCGCCACGAACCAGCTTGATGTCCGCTATCCGAACCTTCCGGACAATGACTATGCCGTGTGGCGCGCTTTCGCCAACCAGGGATGGCCCGGCTTCTACTTCATCGATGCGACCGGCAAAGTTCGCGGCTATCAGCTGGGCGAGGGCAAATATGACGAAGCCGAGCAGCTGATCCGCAAGCTGCTGACGGAGACGGGTGCCGACGTTTCCAGCATTCCCCTCATCCCGGTCGAGGCCGGGGGCATCGAGGCACAGGCCGATTGGACCGACCTTCGTTCGCCCGAAGCCTATATCGGATATGACAAGGCCGCCGACTTTACCTCTCCAGGCGGTTTCGGGAAGGATGCGGTGCGAACCTATGCCAGCGCCACCACACTCTCGCTCAACCAATGGGATCTGGCAGGTCGCTGGAGCGTCGGCGGCGAGCATGCGACGCTGAACGGCGGCCCCGGCACGATCCGCTTCCGCTTCCATGCCCGGGACGTCCATCTTGTCCTTGGCGGGGCGCCCGATGGCCGGCCGGTCCGATTCCGCGTGACGATCGATGGTCGGGCGCCCGGGAGCAGTCACGGCACTGACGTCGACGCTGCCGGTTCGGGCGAGGTGAAGGAGGACCGGCTATACCAGCTCGTCCGCCAGCCCGGTGCGATCGCTGACCGCACCGTCACGGTCGAGTTCTCACGCCCGGGCGTGCGGGCCTATGTCTTCACTTTCGGCTGA
- a CDS encoding SDR family oxidoreductase, with translation MTRTWLVTGSSRGFGRALCEAILDAGDNLLATARDQAQLARLGDGRPGRLATARLDVTSEDDAAAAVAAAIAEFGTLDVLVNNAGYGDVGSVEDTSINSFRRQIATNLFGTIIMTKAVIPHMRQRRSGHIVQFSSVGGRVGAPGRAPYSAAKWGVEGFSEVLAQEMRLVGVRVTIVEPGGFRTDFAGASTTLDAGRAEYDAVVGNARGCRRPITAGSLAIRTAAQKQSSKSLRPKHHRFVSPSEVTRSRQSSAATRPGSTS, from the coding sequence ATGACTAGAACCTGGCTGGTGACCGGCAGCTCGCGCGGCTTCGGACGTGCGCTGTGCGAGGCGATTCTCGATGCGGGCGACAACCTGTTGGCGACGGCACGCGACCAGGCACAACTCGCCAGGCTCGGTGACGGTCGTCCGGGCAGGCTCGCCACCGCGCGGCTCGATGTTACCTCCGAGGACGATGCCGCAGCCGCGGTGGCCGCCGCGATCGCCGAGTTCGGCACGCTGGACGTACTGGTCAACAACGCGGGTTATGGCGACGTTGGTTCGGTCGAGGACACGTCGATCAATTCGTTCCGCCGCCAGATCGCGACCAACCTGTTCGGCACGATCATCATGACCAAGGCGGTGATCCCGCACATGCGGCAGCGGCGCAGCGGTCACATCGTCCAGTTCTCCTCGGTTGGCGGTCGCGTCGGCGCTCCAGGGCGCGCGCCCTATTCGGCGGCGAAATGGGGCGTCGAGGGTTTCTCGGAAGTGCTCGCGCAGGAGATGCGACTGGTCGGCGTTCGGGTGACGATCGTCGAACCCGGCGGCTTCCGCACCGATTTCGCCGGCGCCTCGACGACGCTCGACGCTGGCCGCGCCGAATATGACGCGGTCGTCGGCAATGCGCGCGGGTGCAGGCGGCCTATCACGGCAGGCAGCCTGGCGATCCGCACCGCGGCGCAAAAGCAATCCTCGAAATCGTTGCGGCCGAAGCATCACCGCTTCGTCTCCCCCTCGGAAGTGACGCGGTCGCGACAATCGAGCGCAGCGACAAGGCCCGGCTCGACGAGCTGA
- a CDS encoding winged helix-turn-helix domain-containing protein, whose translation MTRDGEPVEIGGRSFDLLLVLTEQPGRVYSKRDLLKRVWSDVVVEDGSLRFHMASLRKLLGDGIDGARYIATQVGVGYAFVAPVERQGNAPLRRPAEENAKAPASSTNLPARLTHLIGRERDIAFLVERVVDTPLFSIIGAAGVGKTSLAVEVGRRLTAPFEGQVAFVDFGMLENEAVVPSMIAGAMGIAVQSGDPLAVILGHLRERPYLLILDNCEHVIEPVANIVERIVEDAPLARVLATSREPLRVRAEHVLRLDALGYPEELSGLTLDQLLSYPAVQLLCERATAADSALVIDEEAARLIAGMCQRLGGMALPIELAATRVATHGVAAAARQLGERLSLAWPGRRTAQPRQQTLRAMLDWSYDLLADGERTVFERVSIFVGPFSIDAAVEVVADVGIGSDEVAIALDELVSKSLIAPDRMRRTVSYRLLDMTRAYARERLLARGPAEQNAVARRHAAFFLTELELAEQDDGWLQETRPLRQQLGNIRSALDWSFAHSGERGIAVRLAAASAPVFLTLSHMIECRSWCARALADIDEAERGTALELELQAALGITLMFTRGNSEAAGHALDRALEIATSLDDKWNQLRLLGRLHIFHERIGEYDAALRHAERAVEISEILGVPEAIGIAYSLSGISHHLRGDQKRARRELELSLQESPPSARSRTIHYGFDHRNRSGIALARTLWLTGHAEQAGHLARQTVREAAGLDHSVTHCIALIWSLSVFLWMEDIATAEKDLATFAECAELNALGPYVAAAEGFRGELAIQRGHAGDALVALEESLARLRAARYELLTTPFSIALARGLILSARPDEAQELIAATLARCNTNGERFAVPELLRLKAQLLQSSAKDASEHLAVLDEALMLSREQGARAWEMRIAVDLAEALNAAERRQEAVALLETVCSGSSSDDAAGRRTRLLLESLLSQGRAAGTV comes from the coding sequence TTGACCAGAGACGGCGAACCGGTCGAGATCGGCGGCCGTTCCTTCGATCTGCTTCTGGTGCTGACCGAGCAGCCCGGCCGGGTCTACTCCAAGCGCGATCTTCTCAAACGCGTCTGGTCCGATGTCGTCGTCGAGGATGGCAGTCTCCGCTTCCACATGGCCAGTCTGCGCAAGCTGCTCGGCGACGGCATCGACGGTGCGCGCTATATCGCGACTCAGGTCGGCGTCGGCTATGCCTTTGTCGCGCCGGTCGAGCGGCAGGGCAATGCGCCCCTGCGCCGCCCGGCGGAAGAGAACGCAAAGGCACCCGCGAGCAGCACCAATCTGCCCGCGCGCCTCACCCATCTGATCGGGCGGGAACGCGACATCGCCTTTCTAGTGGAGCGCGTCGTCGATACGCCGCTCTTTTCGATCATCGGCGCGGCAGGCGTCGGCAAGACCTCGCTCGCGGTCGAGGTCGGCCGCCGGCTCACCGCCCCGTTCGAGGGCCAAGTCGCCTTTGTCGATTTCGGCATGCTCGAAAACGAGGCGGTCGTGCCCTCGATGATCGCAGGCGCAATGGGGATCGCGGTCCAGAGCGGGGATCCGCTCGCGGTGATCCTCGGCCATTTGCGCGAACGGCCTTATCTGCTCATCCTCGACAATTGCGAACATGTGATCGAGCCGGTCGCCAACATCGTCGAACGGATCGTCGAGGATGCGCCCCTGGCGCGCGTGCTCGCCACCTCGCGCGAACCGCTGCGCGTGCGCGCCGAGCATGTGCTGCGCCTTGATGCGCTGGGATATCCCGAGGAGCTGTCCGGACTAACGCTCGACCAGCTCCTTTCCTATCCCGCGGTTCAGCTGCTGTGCGAGCGCGCTACCGCCGCCGACAGCGCGCTCGTCATCGACGAGGAGGCAGCACGTCTGATTGCCGGGATGTGCCAGCGCCTCGGAGGGATGGCGCTGCCGATTGAGCTGGCCGCGACGCGCGTCGCAACGCACGGTGTGGCCGCCGCCGCGCGCCAGTTGGGCGAGCGGCTCAGCCTCGCCTGGCCGGGGCGGCGGACCGCTCAGCCGCGGCAGCAGACATTGCGGGCAATGCTCGACTGGAGCTACGATCTTCTCGCCGATGGCGAACGCACCGTGTTCGAACGCGTCTCGATCTTTGTCGGCCCATTCTCGATCGACGCCGCGGTGGAGGTCGTGGCGGATGTCGGCATCGGGTCGGACGAGGTCGCCATTGCCCTGGACGAGCTCGTCTCCAAATCGCTGATCGCCCCTGACCGTATGCGCCGCACGGTCAGCTACCGGCTCCTCGATATGACTCGCGCCTATGCCCGGGAGAGGCTGCTCGCACGTGGGCCGGCCGAACAGAATGCGGTCGCGCGCCGCCACGCCGCCTTCTTCCTCACCGAACTCGAATTGGCGGAGCAGGACGATGGCTGGCTGCAGGAAACGAGACCCTTGCGCCAGCAGCTCGGCAATATCCGCAGCGCGCTTGATTGGAGCTTTGCGCATAGCGGCGAACGCGGAATCGCGGTGCGGCTAGCCGCGGCCAGCGCGCCGGTGTTCCTCACTCTTTCGCACATGATCGAGTGCCGCTCCTGGTGCGCCCGCGCGCTCGCCGACATCGACGAAGCCGAGCGCGGTACGGCGCTCGAGCTCGAGCTTCAGGCCGCGCTCGGCATCACGCTGATGTTCACCAGGGGCAATAGCGAGGCAGCGGGACATGCGCTTGACCGCGCACTGGAGATCGCGACGAGCCTTGACGACAAGTGGAACCAGCTACGCCTGCTCGGCCGCCTCCACATCTTCCACGAGCGGATCGGCGAATATGACGCCGCGCTGCGTCATGCAGAGCGGGCCGTGGAAATCTCCGAGATCCTGGGCGTGCCCGAGGCGATCGGCATCGCTTATTCGCTGTCCGGCATCTCGCACCATCTCCGCGGCGACCAAAAGCGGGCGCGGCGCGAGCTCGAACTCTCGTTGCAAGAGAGCCCGCCTTCGGCACGCAGCCGGACGATCCATTATGGCTTCGACCACCGAAACCGCTCCGGCATCGCGCTTGCGCGCACCTTGTGGCTCACCGGTCATGCCGAACAGGCCGGCCATCTCGCCCGGCAGACCGTTCGCGAGGCCGCGGGGCTCGACCATTCAGTCACCCATTGCATCGCCCTGATCTGGTCGCTGTCAGTCTTTTTGTGGATGGAGGATATCGCGACGGCTGAAAAGGACCTCGCAACCTTTGCCGAATGCGCGGAGCTTAACGCGCTGGGCCCTTACGTCGCGGCCGCGGAAGGCTTTCGCGGCGAACTGGCGATCCAGCGCGGTCACGCCGGTGACGCGCTGGTCGCCTTGGAGGAAAGCCTCGCCCGGCTGCGCGCCGCACGCTACGAACTGCTGACGACACCCTTCTCGATCGCGCTTGCGCGCGGCCTCATTCTGAGCGCGCGGCCGGATGAAGCGCAGGAACTCATCGCCGCCACGCTCGCCCGCTGTAACACGAATGGCGAGCGGTTCGCGGTGCCCGAACTACTCCGGCTCAAGGCGCAGCTACTGCAATCGTCCGCCAAAGATGCGAGTGAGCACCTTGCCGTCCTTGACGAAGCGCTCATGCTCAGCCGGGAACAGGGCGCTCGCGCCTGGGAAATGAGAATTGCCGTCGATCTCGCCGAAGCTCTCAACGCCGCGGAAAGAAGGCAAGAAGCGGTCGCTCTGCTGGAGACGGTATGTTCGGGAAGTTCGTCGGACGACGCTGCAGGACGGCGGACCCGTCTGCTATTGGAGTCGCTACTTTCTCAAGGACGCGCGGCAGGAACAGTGTAG